From the Archangium lipolyticum genome, the window CCGTCCTTCACCAGGCCACGCTCGATGATGCGGCTGACGAGGTTGACGTCGATGTTGCCGCCGGACAGGAGCAGCACCACCTTGCGGCCGCGCGCCGCGGGAATCTTCCCGTTGAGGAGCGCCGCCAGGCTCACCGCGCCCGCGCCCTCCACCACCGACTTCTCGCGCTCGAGCAGCAGGAGGATGGCGTTGGCGATCTCCTCCTCGTCCACCGTGACGATGTCGTCCACGTAGCGGCGGATCATCTCGAAGGTGTAGTCACCGGGGCGCCTCACCGCGATGCCGTCCGCGATGGTGGTGCCAGCGGGCAGCTCCACCAGCTTCCCCGCGTCCACCGAGGCCTTCATGCTCGCGATGGCCGAGGCCTGCACGCCGATGACCTTGATGCGCGGGTTGGTCTCCTTGAGCGCGCACGCCACGCCGGAGATGAGCCCGCCACCGCCGATGGGCACCACCACCATGTCCATGTACGGAATCTGCTCGAGCAGCTCCAGGCCGATGGTGCCCTGGCCCGCGATGACGAGCGGATCATTGAAGGGGTGGACGAAGACGCGGTTCTCGCGGTCCTGGATGCGCAGGGCCTCGGCATAGGCCTCGTCGAAGTTGGTGCCGTGCAGCACCACCCGGGCGCCGTAGGCGCGCGTGCGCGCGGCCTTGATGAGCGGGGTGCGCTCCGGCATGACGATGGTGGTGTTCACCCCCTGGCGGCCCGAGTGGTAGGCGAGCCCCTGTGCGTGGTTGCCCGCCGAGGCGGCGATGACACCGCGGGCCCGCTCATCCGGCGTGAGGGTGAGCAGCTTGTTGAGGGCGCCTCGCTCCTTGAAGGCGCCGGTGCGCTGCAGGTTCTCCAGCTTGCAGTACAGCGAGGAGCAGTCCGTGATGTCCTTGAACTGCTCCGACCTGGTGCAGGGCGAGCGGTAGACGGCTTCACCGATGCGCTGCTGGGCGTCTTCGATTTGCTGGAGCGTGACCATGAGCTTGTGTCGCGCCTGATAACCGATGAGGTGCCCGGGCGAAAGAGGAGGGGACTGCGGGCCTGCGTCTGTCCGCCTGCCCGTCAAATACCTCTCAGTACCGTGGCCTTGCCCACCCGGCCGATGGCCAGGATGAATGCCGCGGTGCGCAACGTCACCTTGCGCGAGCGCGCCAGCTGGGCCACCCGGTCGTAGGCCTCCTTCATCGTCTTCTCCAGCTCCGCGTTCACCCGGTCCTCCTCCCAGGTGAGGTGCTGGAGATTCTGCACCCACTCGTAGTAGCTGACGGTCACTCCTCCCGCGTTGGCGAGGATGTCCGGTACCACCAGCACACCGCGCTTCTCGAGCAGCTCGTCGGCCTCGGGGTCCATGGGGCCGTTGGCGCCCTCGATGACGAGCCGGGCGCGCACCGCGTTGGCGTTGTTGCGGTGCAAAGCATTGCCGAGCGCCGCGGGGATGAGGACGTCACAGTCGGCGGCGAGCACGTCCTCGTTGGTGCAGGCCTGGCCGCCGCTGAAGCCGGTGACGGTGCCGGTGCGCTTCA encodes:
- a CDS encoding threonine ammonia-lyase, coding for MGYQARHKLMVTLQQIEDAQQRIGEAVYRSPCTRSEQFKDITDCSSLYCKLENLQRTGAFKERGALNKLLTLTPDERARGVIAASAGNHAQGLAYHSGRQGVNTTIVMPERTPLIKAARTRAYGARVVLHGTNFDEAYAEALRIQDRENRVFVHPFNDPLVIAGQGTIGLELLEQIPYMDMVVVPIGGGGLISGVACALKETNPRIKVIGVQASAIASMKASVDAGKLVELPAGTTIADGIAVRRPGDYTFEMIRRYVDDIVTVDEEEIANAILLLLEREKSVVEGAGAVSLAALLNGKIPAARGRKVVLLLSGGNIDVNLVSRIIERGLVKDGRLVRLVVRMPDRPGMLARLTAEIAQQGANVVEIYHNRAFSRAGLGEVAVEVTLETRGRGQIQELMASLSQNGWQVAEET